One Prosthecobacter dejongeii DNA window includes the following coding sequences:
- a CDS encoding MFS transporter — protein sequence MSQYLSQLHSLPRPFWILAGATFVNRFGLFVWPFLTIFITRNGNTATQAGLAVASYSAGAMGAAALGGWLADRLGRNVTLALSAFGSAACMLAMSQATDWRVLAVIAFATGLMGEAGHPAGNALIQDLVPPHQRVLAFAVNRFAVNLGWSFGPAVAGLLAEGSFFWLFVVDAGTSALFGLIAWTCLPRGNRTHAYLAGWGPALASIRKNRPFLALFAASFCVAWIFRQTSTSFPLHFERSGLPMSWCGLVLAMNGVMICVLEIPLAAATRPWPVRMMLALGYLLMAGSFLILTIGGGLAIFIFTMVVFTVGEMFAFSRQQAYAASLAPDDMRGRYSGFLSFAWSIGGIITSIASLHLYETAPALLWSVTAALGLLASLLILRVGR from the coding sequence ATGTCCCAGTACCTCTCCCAGCTTCACAGTCTCCCCCGGCCATTTTGGATCCTTGCCGGGGCCACGTTCGTCAACCGGTTTGGTCTCTTCGTCTGGCCCTTTCTCACCATCTTCATCACGCGCAATGGCAATACCGCCACGCAGGCGGGCCTCGCCGTGGCCAGCTACTCCGCCGGGGCCATGGGGGCCGCCGCCCTCGGTGGCTGGCTGGCCGATAGGCTGGGGCGCAATGTCACCCTCGCCCTCTCCGCCTTTGGCAGCGCCGCCTGCATGCTGGCCATGTCCCAGGCCACGGACTGGCGCGTGCTCGCCGTCATCGCCTTTGCCACCGGGCTCATGGGCGAGGCCGGGCACCCTGCGGGCAATGCGCTCATTCAGGACCTTGTGCCGCCGCACCAGCGCGTGCTCGCCTTCGCTGTGAACCGCTTTGCCGTGAACCTCGGCTGGTCCTTCGGCCCCGCCGTCGCCGGACTGCTGGCGGAGGGATCCTTCTTCTGGCTCTTCGTCGTGGATGCCGGCACCTCTGCCCTCTTCGGCCTCATCGCTTGGACCTGCCTGCCGCGGGGAAATCGCACCCACGCCTACCTCGCTGGCTGGGGTCCCGCGCTCGCCTCCATCCGGAAAAACCGGCCTTTCCTCGCCCTCTTCGCCGCCAGCTTCTGCGTCGCCTGGATCTTCCGCCAGACCTCCACCAGCTTTCCCCTGCACTTTGAGCGCAGCGGCCTGCCCATGTCCTGGTGTGGTCTCGTGCTGGCCATGAATGGCGTCATGATCTGCGTGCTGGAGATCCCCCTCGCCGCCGCCACCCGGCCCTGGCCCGTGCGCATGATGCTCGCACTCGGCTACCTCCTCATGGCCGGCAGTTTCCTCATCCTCACCATCGGCGGCGGCTTGGCCATTTTCATCTTCACCATGGTCGTCTTCACCGTCGGGGAAATGTTCGCCTTCTCCCGCCAGCAGGCCTATGCCGCCAGCCTGGCCCCGGATGACATGCGCGGTCGTTACTCCGGCTTCCTGAGCTTCGCCTGGTCCATCGGCGGCATCATCACCTCCATCGCCTCCCTTCACCTCTATGAGACAGCGCCCGCCCTGCTCTGGTCCGTCACCGCCGCCCTCGGCCTCCTCGCCTCCCTCCTCATTTTAAGGGTGGGGCGGTGA